One region of Citrus sinensis cultivar Valencia sweet orange chromosome 6, DVS_A1.0, whole genome shotgun sequence genomic DNA includes:
- the LOC102606617 gene encoding serine/threonine protein phosphatase 2A 57 kDa regulatory subunit B' beta isoform isoform X1: MFKKIMKGRKPSKSDPNDQSLYGFPQRNPIANVVVNHSSRAGPGLPSPNSGSPASVVATPPPMFSIEPLPLFRDVPVSERQNLFLRKLQVCCFQLDFNDSMKSVREKEIKRQTLLELVDFIQSGSAKITENCQEEMIKMISINIFRCLPPASHENTGQEVVDPEEDDPYLEPSWPHLQLVYELLLRYVVSSDTDTKIAKRYIDHSFVLKLLDLFDSEDPREREYLKTILHRIYGKFMVHRPFIRKAINNIFYRFIYETERHSGIGELLEILGSIINGFALPMKEEHKLFLVRALLPLHKPKPVAMYHQQLSYCITQFVEKDYKLADTVIRGLLKYWPLTNCQKEVLFLGELEEVLEATQGAEFQRCMVPLFRQIARCLNSSHFQVAERALFLWNNEHIVSLIAQNRNVILPIIFEALEKNIQSHWNQAVHGLTVNVRKMFLDMDAELFEECQNQYEEKESRAKEVEEQRELTWKRLADVAEQRRGEDMVTV, encoded by the exons ATGTTTAAGAAAATCATGAAAGGGCGTAAGCCCTCTAAATCGGATCCTAATGATCAATCTCTTTACGGCTTCCCCCAACGAAACCCTATCGCTAATGTAGTAGTAAATCACTCTTCTCGGGCCGGGCCGGGGCTGCCCAGCCCCAATAGTGGTAGCCCCGCTTCGGTGGTGGCCACTCCGCCGCCTATGTTTAGTATTGAACCGCTGCCGCTGTTTCGAGACGTGCCCGTATCTGAGCGCCAGAATTTGTTCCTGCGAAAGCTGCAAGTTTGTTGCTTTCAGCTGGACTTTAATGACTCTATGAAAAGTGTTCGCGAAAAGGAGATTAAGAGACAGACGTTACTGGAGCttgttgattttattcaaTCTGGGTCCGCCAAAATTACTGAGAATTGTCAAGAGGAGATGATTAAAATGATTTCCATTAACATTTTTCGCTGTTTGCCTCCGGCTTCTCATGAGAATACTGGCCAAGAAGTTGTTGACCCTGAAGAAGATGATCCCTACTTGGAACCATCTTGGCCTCATTTGCAGCTTGTTTATGAGTTGCTTTTGAGATATGTAGTGTCTTCAGATACAGATACGAAGATTGCCAAGCGGTATATTGATCATTCATTTGTGTTGAAATTGCTTGATTTGTTTGATTCTGAGGACCCCAGAGAAAGAGAGTATTTGAAAACGATTCTGCATCGGATTTATGGCAAGTTCATGGTGCATAGGCCCTTTATTAGAAAggcaattaataatatattctaTCGGTTTATATATGAGACTGAGAGGCACAGTGGGATTGGTGAACTTCTGGAGATCCTTGGGAGTATAATCAATGGATTTGCATTGCCGATGAAAGAGGAGCATAAGTTATTTCTTGTTCGAGCGCTATTACCGCTACATAAGCCGAAACCTGTTGCTATGTATCATCAGCAGCTTTCTTATTGCATTACGCAGTTTGTTGAAAAGGATTACAAGCTGGCTGATACAGTCATTAGGGGGTTGTTAAAGTACTGGCCTTTGACTAATTGTCAAAAGGAAGTTCTCTTCcttggagaacttgaagaagtgCTAGAAGCAACGCAGGGTGCTGAGTTTCAGCGCTGCATGGTTCCTCTTTTTAGACAGATTGCCCGTTGCCTCAATAGCTCTCATTTTCAG GTTGCTGAACGAGCACTTTTCCTGTGGAATAATGAGCACATTGTGAGCTTAATTGCCCAAAACCGAAATGTCATACTACCTATCATTTTTGAGGCATTGGAGAAGAATATCCAGTCTCACTGGAACCAGGCAGTTCATGGGCTGACTGTTAATGTTCGGAAGATGTTCTTGGATATGGACGCAGAGTTGTTTGAAGAGTGCCAGAATCAGTACGAAGAGAAAGAGTCCAGGGCCAAAGAGGTTGAGGAGCAGCGAGAGTTGACATGGAAAAGACTGGCTGATGTGGCAGAACAGAGAAGGGGAGAGGATATGGTTACAGTATAA
- the LOC102606617 gene encoding serine/threonine protein phosphatase 2A 57 kDa regulatory subunit B' alpha isoform isoform X2: MFKKIMKGRKPSKSDPNDQSLYGFPQRNPIANVVVNHSSRAGPGLPSPNSGSPASVVATPPPMFSIEPLPLFRDVPVSERQNLFLRKLQVCCFQLDFNDSMKSVREKEIKRQTLLELVDFIQSGSAKITENCQEEMIKMISINIFRCLPPASHENTGQEVVDPEEDDPYLEPSWPHLQLVYELLLRYVVSSDTDTKIAKRYIDHSFVLKLLDLFDSEDPREREYLKTILHRIYGKFMVHRPFIRKAINNIFYRFIYETERHSGIGELLEILGSIINGFALPMKEEHKLFLVRALLPLHKPKPVAMYHQQLSYCITQFVEKDYKLADTVIRGLLKYWPLTNCQKEVLFLGELEEVLEATQGAEFQRCMVPLFRQIARCLNSSHFQAICIAGC, encoded by the exons ATGTTTAAGAAAATCATGAAAGGGCGTAAGCCCTCTAAATCGGATCCTAATGATCAATCTCTTTACGGCTTCCCCCAACGAAACCCTATCGCTAATGTAGTAGTAAATCACTCTTCTCGGGCCGGGCCGGGGCTGCCCAGCCCCAATAGTGGTAGCCCCGCTTCGGTGGTGGCCACTCCGCCGCCTATGTTTAGTATTGAACCGCTGCCGCTGTTTCGAGACGTGCCCGTATCTGAGCGCCAGAATTTGTTCCTGCGAAAGCTGCAAGTTTGTTGCTTTCAGCTGGACTTTAATGACTCTATGAAAAGTGTTCGCGAAAAGGAGATTAAGAGACAGACGTTACTGGAGCttgttgattttattcaaTCTGGGTCCGCCAAAATTACTGAGAATTGTCAAGAGGAGATGATTAAAATGATTTCCATTAACATTTTTCGCTGTTTGCCTCCGGCTTCTCATGAGAATACTGGCCAAGAAGTTGTTGACCCTGAAGAAGATGATCCCTACTTGGAACCATCTTGGCCTCATTTGCAGCTTGTTTATGAGTTGCTTTTGAGATATGTAGTGTCTTCAGATACAGATACGAAGATTGCCAAGCGGTATATTGATCATTCATTTGTGTTGAAATTGCTTGATTTGTTTGATTCTGAGGACCCCAGAGAAAGAGAGTATTTGAAAACGATTCTGCATCGGATTTATGGCAAGTTCATGGTGCATAGGCCCTTTATTAGAAAggcaattaataatatattctaTCGGTTTATATATGAGACTGAGAGGCACAGTGGGATTGGTGAACTTCTGGAGATCCTTGGGAGTATAATCAATGGATTTGCATTGCCGATGAAAGAGGAGCATAAGTTATTTCTTGTTCGAGCGCTATTACCGCTACATAAGCCGAAACCTGTTGCTATGTATCATCAGCAGCTTTCTTATTGCATTACGCAGTTTGTTGAAAAGGATTACAAGCTGGCTGATACAGTCATTAGGGGGTTGTTAAAGTACTGGCCTTTGACTAATTGTCAAAAGGAAGTTCTCTTCcttggagaacttgaagaagtgCTAGAAGCAACGCAGGGTGCTGAGTTTCAGCGCTGCATGGTTCCTCTTTTTAGACAGATTGCCCGTTGCCTCAATAGCTCTCATTTTCAG GCAATTTGCATTGCAGGTTGCTGA